In Lycium barbarum isolate Lr01 chromosome 9, ASM1917538v2, whole genome shotgun sequence, the DNA window GATTATGTATGTTTACTCcgtaagtccttatatgggcttaagcaGGCCCCGAGAGCATGGTACAAGCGTTTTGCAGATTATGTCTCTTCTCTTGTTTTTTCAAACAACAGATCTGAcaattctttgttcatctacaaaaaggggtccgatatggcatacatgctactttatgttgatgatattattcttactgcttcctcagattctctccgatgctccattatggctctccttgcctcgaaatttgctatgaaggatctgggtcctttgaattatttccttGGCATTCATGTCACTTGACATAAGGATCGCATGTTTCTTTCGCAACGCAAGTATGCCGAAGAAATCATTGATCGAGCTGGGATGTCTTCTTGTAAGGCTACTTTTACTCAGGTTAATACTAAACCGAAGGTGAGCGGCACATCGGGTGATCCTTATGATGACCCGACTCACTATCGCAGTCTCGCAGGTGCCCTTCAGTATCTTACTTTCACGAGGCCGGATATCTCTTATGCTGTTCAACAGGTATGTTTACACATGCATGCACCGCGACAGGTTCATATGCATGCACTTAAGCGTGTCATCTGTTACATTCAGGGTACACTTGACTATGGTTTGCATCTTTATCCGTCCTCAGTTGCGGACCTTCTTTCCTACACTGATGCGGATTGGGGAGCTGCCCTGACACATGTCGGTCAACGTCTGGTtactgtgtctttcttggggatAACTTGATATCGTGGTCTTCGAAACGCCAACCTACCCTCTCTCGTTCGAGTGCTAAGGCGGagtataggggggttgctaatgttgtctccgagTCCTGCTggcttcgcaatcttctgttggaattacattgtcctattcataaggctactatggtatattgtgacaatgtgagtgccatttatctttcgggaaatccggtgcaacatcagcgcaccaaacacatcgaaatggacattcactttgttcgtgagaaggttgcgcgcggacaggttcgtgtccttcatgttccttCCCGCTATCAGATTGCCaatattttcaccaagggactaccacaggtcttatttgaagattttcgggacagtctcagcgttcgtaaacctcccgtttcgactgcgggggtgtgatagattatgtaattattaattagaatattttgtagtctactattttaggttagcatattttgtatattgtgtaatctcctattttaggttagaatattattctcctattttgtatataaaccaattcaagtaatgaaaggattcaaggaaaatatttctTACAAGTCCCATGGGATTGAAATTATCCCATATTTGATTGGTGGGATAACTCCTTTGTTATCCCACCCAATCCCATCTATATGGGATAAAAGGTGGGATTAGTAAtcccttaggggtcgtttggtagaaggtataagctgggatatcccagcttataccttcttatcccacttatactgggattattttataccatcttttagatggtataaaataatcccaatagatgggataaattagtcccgggattataatcccgggataatttcgactatctaccaaacgaccccttatagaAGATGAGATTAGTTATCCCATCTAATCCCACCCAATCCCATCTatatgggataacttatccctcctaccaaacgacccttagAGTATGGGGAATTTCTCTATCATTTAGAGTATGGGAATTTCTCTATCATGCAATAACTTCCTCTGCAGTAACTTCTTATGTGGTTATCTCTTTTAACCGGGCTAGATTTATCCACATGGGTGACCCACAACCCACATTTAATATCCAACAGTAAGTTTATATACCATGAACACATGCATGTATCACCAAAGAGTACATGACATTCACTTAAAATTCTGAATCTATCTTTTACAACGCGACCGACATAAGTAGCTTCAATGTGAATAAGGTTTTCCGAGAAATTGTTGATCTTTAGCCGAAAAAGGAAAGAAGACTATTTTTTCTGTTCCTAATTCTGCTAATATACTCTCAAATGCACCCTCATATTGCTTTCAAATTACTACTATTATTTTACTTGTGTGGCATGGAGTGGTGGGAAATCTGTACATTATTGAAGGCAGTTGCCACGCGGCTGAGTTCTTGAATTAGTATATTCAATTATGACATTATTATTGTTGATATGGCTTCTAGAATGGAAAAGAGTATCTCTCATAGCGAACTCATTCACTATCTTCCCATAAAACTGAAGATTGAAGGGCGTGTGGTCTCCATCTAACAACTAGTATGTGGAGATCGATCATGTGTAGCTTTCAAAATctgttagtattttttttttcaaaattgtaCTTTTATTATAAGggtttgaaaaaatatttttaaaaagtaacagtttgtgtttggttaatcaattgaaaattatttttattaatttaagATCAACAATTTATATTTgaccaaattttaaaaaaaatgtttctaGGAGATTTTTTTTAAGCTTTCGAAAAAATAGTTTCTCTAATAGTTTGTTACTACACAAAAACATCTTGTTTTTCTGAAAATTTCGGCCAAACACTTTAATtctttttaaaaagtattttaaaaaaatagttaCCAAAAATTTAATCAAACGAACTATTATCTCATATAAGATGATACTTGCAAAAGAATTGACTAAAAATTGAGTGACTTCCTTTCTACTTTGATACATCTCGAAAAAATTGCGATCGTAAATTAAAATCTATTGTTACATGTTATACGACCAAAAATTTAATCTATAGTCTGTAAACGAACTCTGCTAATGTTGTTGCTCTTACTCTTTTTTTAGcacttctttttctatttttagccATCTCCGGTTTCCAAGTTTAGACATCTTGTTCTTATCTAACTTTTGTCGAGCACATCTGGACTTCACCATAATATCAGAAAGACTTAAGACCATGGGAGTACACACTTGTAGGTGTTTTTTCGTGCATTAGTTATGACTTATGAACTTATGATGCTTTAGAAAAGTTTTTCTGTGTTTTGCATTTTCTATAGTCTCAGTTGAATCAAAGAAAAGTTCACTTTGAAATGAATTCGGATTTCATAGCAATTGTGGAATCCAAAGGATTGCCTTAATCACAACAACTCCTACAGAGAAGCTAGATTTCTTTTATCCAAATGTGTTTCCCGAGAGATTTTATTTTGTGGCTCAAACAGTCGAAGTATAAAATTTAGTTCACCAACTTGTAATACAAAAGGGAAAGACTCACACCACTAACATTAGTTATATGAGACACAATACAGTTTTTCGTGTTTTCGTATAATACACATTTATCATAATTAGAAAGAAGCCACACACAGCTAactactctctccgtctcaaattatttatcgtgatTACTAAAAATAATTGTCTCAAGTTATTTGTCGTTTTGGAAGTTTAAAGCATAATTAATTACTTTTTCTCCATTTTACCTTAGTAGAATTTTGTTATTAATAGAAATAACACATAAATAAAGTAAACATTTAATGAAGAGAGATTacaacttagacataaataagggtaaagtaaATTAAATACCCCttctaattaatttttcttaaagcGTGTGTAAATTTAAAaagcgacaaataatttgagacgaagAAGTATTACATTTAAAATTACCATTTTTTATGAACAGTGATTGCATATAAATAGATTATCCAACCGGTGGCCGGTGGAATACATggcagaaaatggctaaattAGTTGATGTAGCATATTAAATGGATGAGCAAAAGAATGGGCAAAAGAATGGATAAAATCGAAAAAAACGAACGTTGGGATTCGCGATGAAGATGGGAAAGAGAAATTGGAGGAACATGGACGGATTTTGCTGCAGTCTTGAGATCAGAAAAATACTTGTGATAGTCTGATAGGAATGGGTCTAAATTTCCCCACAAAGTCGTCACCTCATTTTCAATGTCAATCTAATAAAACCCCTATGCTTCCAAGAACTCtagcaaatatatacatatagagaGAGAGGGGAAAAAAAGGATATTCACCCTATACATTTATCCAGTTGAAAGATTTAAAGGAATAAATGTGGAAGATTCAAAAAATTGTGAAGTTTATGTAGTGTCTTTTTAGCCTAAATTTCGTTTATTAGATCAACAAGATAAATTAGTTAGAATGAGATCAAACAACCAAATTAATTCAAATTGCGTTAAACCCTGATAATGTGAACAATATGAAACACAGaataataagaataacaacaCAAATAATTAAAGGGAAGTAATTGACAAAGTAAAAAGGGGAAAGGGTCAAATTTATCCGTAATACTTTAAACTTTTCACCCTTATCCCTGTCGTTATAAAACTTTGCAAAAATATCTCCAGTCCTAACGGCATGTTGACTGGTTGCCTAGGTGACTTGCCATGTCAGCCACCTGGGCAGCCAGTCAGCATGCCAcgcagaaaataatttttttttaaaataaaaaaatattttttaaaaaattaaaaaaaaaaaaacatttgtatAATTCTTTTAAAAAAGTATGTTTTGTATAGGGACCTATCATCATTTTGTGAGGTACTCACAATCTTTAGCCTAAGGAACCTATCATCATTTTGTCTTCTCTATACCATGATTTTTCTATACAAATTTactcttttttttcatttttatagtAGAATGAATTAAAATGTAGGGGAAAAATTAATGCCTAATAACTAAGTATTTGATAAATAATTGAATTCCCTATGAGGAGATATTGAATTTTCAGAAGGATAAAGTGCGTATAcatacatattaaggagaaatatttacgaaatctgacgatagttttctatttacaaaataaaacattacaaatcctataaaaaacatactttttaaaaaagaattatacaaatactttttaattttttttatttatttctttaaaaaaatcagttttttatttttttaaaaataatttttttaaaaaatatatatattttccacgTGGCATGCTGACTGGCTGCCCAGGTGGCTGACATGGCAAGCCACTTGGGCAGCCAGTCAGCATGTCGTTAGGGCTGAGGGAATTTTTGCAAAATTTAATAATGATAGGGGTACGGATAAAAAGTTTAAAATATTAGAGATAAATTTACCCCTTAGTTCAAAGTACAGgagtaaatttgacccttttcccaagtaaaagaagaaagaaagattcTTATTGATTCTTCTGGCTCTAATGATGAGAATTGCTGAAAAGTAGTAATGAACAATCGTGTTTTCAGAAAACAATAGTTAATTGTGAATAATCTTGTGAAAATTCAGATAGGTACAATTGTGGGGAAGTGAAGAATTTATAGGGTAGCTAGGAGCAGGGGCGATTTTAAGTATAAAAAATGGGGTACGTGAACACATGGTATCTTTGTAAAattaggtattttatgtatatattttctaaaaattaataTAATACTATCTGCTGAAACATATGCTATAAAAAGCTAAATGGTGCACTTAATTGAAAGTTACGTTATTTATTTAAAGGTCCAGAGATTAAGTCCCacttaatacatttttttttttttagtgataaactcatattttaaaaaaattaaatttgccTCTGGCTAGGAGTAACTTCTTTCTGTGATATACATCGATGATGATTCTCGGATCATCTAGCTAGTTTTAGCTTGACTAGTGTTGACTAGTTCAAAGTACTTGACTATGATCTTATCTGCGCTCACCACATGTTCGGCAAAATAATCTCTACTTCCAATGTATTTTTACCAACAATACAGAATCATTAGTTACATTCGGAGGATGATAACTATGAATTAAAATAGATATATGCTTTTACCGGTAATATGATATCTTTCTTTCGAAATGAGAAAAAATTACATTGGTTGCCAGTCTATAACAATTATCTTCCTCTATTTGAGTTTCGAGTCAGCAACGTACTTTCAGCTCACTCATGCAAAATTAATGCATATGTGTAGATTATATCGTAATAAATAATTGCTACCACAAAAATGTATGGTGGTTGGGATCTCATTATTCTTAGTTAAAAGGTTCGAGTTTGACCTGAGCGAGTGGGGACCCTCTGCGTAAGGGTTGGCTCCCTCTTTAGTGGCTATCATGCACAAatttaaattagtcaaattaggtGATTTCAAATACAAAATGACTAAAGCAACAACAAAAAAACGTGAGTCCATATAGTATAAATTACACTAGGGAAAATACATATTGGTCTCGAGGTAGATCCGCAATATGATATGTGAGTTTATGGAAATTTCGTAACTTTTGTTCAAACTCCGTAAGTATTACAAAATTAATGTTAGCGTATATGCGTTGCACGTGTCAATAAATTAAAAGTTGTATACAAAAAGAACAAATTATATAAAATAGTGATCAACGTTGCAATAGATACGACATTCATTTAATGACAAACTAATGTTATTATATTCActtagttgttgaattatgtataATAAATATTTAGATTTTCCTTCACTttattttatatgttattttagaatatttaagttttttaaaaagttttaatatatatatatgtcgttCGCATTTTTTATCCTTTAAAACATAATTCACATTGGACAAAATagtaattttaattatttttctaataCTTAAGACTTTAAAATCAACCAAAATTTTGATTATTAAATATTTCCTTATTTAAACTATTTAGAAACTCATATTATTTAGAAATTCAGAATCAAATAAATGGTTTACTTTTTTAAAACATTTCCTTATTAGAATTGCGTAAAGTAACTATTAGCGTGTATGATTAAGTTTCTTTTATCTAGAATAAATAAATCTTAAttacagcaaaaaaaaaaaaaaaaaaaaaaaaaaaactcctcaCGTTAATAGACATAATTTACTCAAAGTTAATCGACTATTAACTTTATACATTTAATAATTATCtctttaaaaattaaatatactTTTCAAAAGACTATACAATATTTAAGATTTTATTTAACATTTAGAACTTGAATTCAACAAAAAGAAGTATCTGCACTTTTGAATGGGGATTTAAATATCCATACTAAAGCTTTCTAATAACTCAATTATTGTATAAATATAATAACATCCATTTTCGttatttaaataaatattgcATTTAGTGTAATGTCAATAGCTCTTTTAAACAAATTATTCTTCTTATTGTATTATATTACTTGTGACAATATACACGTGCAAAGCACGTACACTAAG includes these proteins:
- the LOC132611703 gene encoding uncharacterized mitochondrial protein AtMg00810-like encodes the protein MFLSQRKYAEEIIDRAGMSSCKATFTQVNTKPKVSGTSGDPYDDPTHYRSLAGALQYLTFTRPDISYAVQQGTLDYGLHLYPSSVADLLSYTDADWGAALTHVGQRLVTVSFLGIT